In Gemmatimonadota bacterium, the sequence TGTGTGGGATACAACTGCGACAACTCGACAGAGTTTGCCAAAGTCATTCGTTCAATGGCCCTATACTGGACGCCCCTTGTATCTATGAGGGTATTGTCAGGAAAGTATATGATACTGCGACTGGGAATCATCTTTGTTATGCTTTTGAGTGCAGAGACTTCCAGTGCTCAAGAGAGGTTTGAAAGCAGTGATCCGATGGTCGTGATTTCGGATGATTCGATAGCTGTAATTCTCGACCCCGCACTGAAAAGTGCTGTCGATTCGCTGGAAACTGGCAAGCCCGGTGGCGCTGCTGTCGCCCTGCGCGATATTTTGGAAAAAAACTCCGCACACACACAGGCATTGCGCCTCCTCGTATCGGCTTATTTGCGAATGGAAGATTTTGATCGCGCAATTGACGCCTGCCAGCTATTGGCCGTCCAGGACTCGACCGATGCAAGCGCACTGGTCGCGCTTGGATACTTATATCAGCGGATAGGCGACATAATTCTATCAGAACAATATTATCAGCAGGGGCTTGCCCTGGATCCCGATATTATCGCAGCCTATCAGGGTTTGGGTTGGATTTACCTGAAAACGGGACAATTAGAGCGGGCACTCGACATGGCCAGCGAGACCACAGAACGCATGCCCCATTACGCGCTCAATTACATTTTAATGGGGCGCGCGCTGACCGCGCAAGGTTTTTTTGAAGATGCGGCAATCGCTTATAATCGCGCCTTTGCTCTGCAAAACGATCTGCGCGAGCAATACGGTATTTTGCTTCAGGAATTGGGATTAAGGCATCGGTTGAAGCGTTAGGGGGCTGGTCGTGGCAGAAAAACCCAAACGCATTCGCGTTGACCGCACAGAGGGATGGCTCGAAATGGATTGGGCGGACGATGGAATTTTGCGCGTGCGATTATCCGACGTGCGAAAAGCCTGTCCATGTGCATTGTGTGGAGACCTGCGGGCAAAGCAAGACGAGCAATTGCAGATGATTACTGCGGATCAAACGCCATCGGCAGATCTATCTGATGTCGTTCCAGTCGGAAATTATGCCATCCAAATTCGGTGGACAGACGGACACGATACGGGAATTTATACCTATTCTTATCTCAAACAATTAGCACTGGCGTCGTGTAGATAGAAGATTTATCCGGCACTGCCCAAAAGTGCTGTCAGGAGTTTATTATGAGGATTTTTGCTGGTGTCGGACTTTTGGTCTTAATTTTTTTTACAACGAGTGCCCAGGCAGGTTTTAAGCTCTACAATCTGGCAACCAAGGTTGGTTTAGACGTTGTACAGGCAAACGACACGCGGCATTTCTTCGTGCTTCAAGCAGATATTGCAACCGTATTTACGCCCAATCTTCGCCTTGAGGTAGGTGCCGAGACAGGAAGCGGATCTGACCTCGACGGTACCGAGATTCAGGCGAGAGGTGGTGGGGCTTTTCTAAAGTACTTGTGGCCGCATAAATCGGGGACTGCGTATGCGTATATGGGCGGTGGATTGGGAGTGAACCGGGTGCGGCGCGAGCGGTTGATCATCAACGAATTTCAAAACGAATATCAGGCCGCGCTTCACTTTATTCTCGTCGGCATGGAAAAACAATTGTTGAACCGCAGAATGGAAATTTTGTTTGAGGTACGCTGGGTTATTGGCGAACAAGAAGACGCAAGTGCCCTGCGAACAGCCGTGGGGATTGGCTTTAACATCGGCAAACCGTGAGTCTCGGGACCTTTCAAAGAAATTTGATTAAGAAATCGTACTAATGAGGAACTTTACGTGCTAACACAAACGGGATATGAGCATATTCAGGTCACCGAAGATCAAGTGCCAATGATTGAGGGCACAACAATGAAAGTGGTTGAACTAATTACCAACCATCTCGCTTATGGCTGGAGTCCTGAAGAACTGCATTTCCAACATCCCTATTTGAGCATGGGCCAAATCCATTCTGCACTGGCATATTATTGGGATCATAAAACAGAACTCGACCGGGATATTGAAAAACGACTGGAATCTATTGATCAAATACAGAAAGCAACCTCGCCTTCTTCCCTGGTCAAACGTTTAAAGGCAAAAGGTCTGGCCTGATGCCTCTTGCTTGCCACTATAAACGCTTTTTCATCCCGCCAGAATAGACTTTCTGGCGGGATTTTTTCAATCCCTTGATCTATCGTATTTACCCTTCCACCCTCGCATTCGCAAAGAGATTGCTGACGGATTCATCGTTGTTGATGCGGCGGATGGATTCGGCGAGAATGGGAGCGACTGATAGAATTTTGATCTTGCCATTTTGGGCGCGTTTGGGCACGGGAATAGAATTGGAAACGACAAGCTCTGTAAGTACGGAATTTTCCACGCGCTCGACAGCGGGATCTGCCAGCACCGGATGGACAATCGTGGCACATATATCGCGCGCGCCTTTGTCTTTGAGCGCAGAGGCAGCTTCAATAAGGGAACTCCCCGTAGAGATGATATCATCAACAATGACGATATTTTTGTCTTTCACCTCACCAATAACGTTCAGGACTTCGGTTTTTTGACCGCTCCAGCGGCGTTTATCTACAATAGCTAACGACGCACCGAGCAGTTCGGCATAAGCGCGTGCCATTTTTATACCGCCGACATCGGGGGCGATAACAACGAGATTTTTAAGATTTTTCAGCCTGAAGTACTCCCCTAAAATGTTAATGGAATAGAGGTGGTCAACGGGTATGTCAAAAAAACCCTGGATCTGATTGGCGTGCAGATCCAGGGTTAAAACCCGCCGCGCCCCAGCGGTATAAATCATATTGGCGACCAGTTTGGCCGTAATCGGCACGCGGGGGCGGTCTTTGCGATCCTGTCGCGCATAGCCATAATAGGGCACAACCGCTGTGATGCGTCGGGCGGAGGCACGTCGCGCAGCATCGATCAAAATGAGCAGTTCCATCAAGGCGTCATTGGGCGAAATGCCTTCTTCTTCATTTTCACAAATAGGTTGGACAATAAAAACATCGCAACCGCGCACGTTTTCATCAATTTGCACATGTGTTTCGCCGCCGGAAAAACGGCTCACAGTGGCTTCGGCAAGCCGAGTGTCGAGAATATTGCAAATATCTTCGGCCAATGGCCGATTGGTATTACCCGAAAAAACTTTGAGATCGTAACCCACGTTTTCTCCCTCCTGTCGTCGAGTGCTCTGATCTGTCCGAATGAACTGCTGTCCCATTTCTAAACCTCTTACCATGTGAGCAATATAGTATTGAGAAGATTGCGAATCAACCCGGATTTCACGCTACAATATCGCGCCTGAGCAAAATGATCTGAATTTTGGAATCTGAGCGAAGCGGTTCGGTTAAACTGGTCTCTTCAAATCCGATCTTTTGATAAAAAAAACGCGCTGGATTATTTTCACTCACCCAGGCTTCGAGCGTGGTGGCTCCACCCTCGCGTGCCCATTCTATGACCGCGCACACAATCTGCTCACCGATATTTTTTCCCCGAAATTCGGGTGCGACCCACATCGCGGTGAGCACTACTACGTCTGATGCCCTGCGATAACACCCCGCCATCCCACAGGGATTATCCCCCACATAAGCCATGAAATATGCGCGATCCGACAGATTGGCATGATCTCTCGCCATGTCCTGCCAGTCTCTATCGGTTCTTTTTTCGCCTTCTGCCAGCGTTGTACCAAAAGCGTAAGGCGCATCTTCAAGTGCGCGAAGACGCACATCCCTGAGAATTTGCCATTGATCTGAACGGATTCGGGTAACGACCTCTGAGGGCATGACTTGTTACTCCGGTATGGTTTTGGGGTTCACAAATGTCAAGTTTCCATTATCGATACTGCGGTAATAACAGCCGTACCGCGCACGACCATCTTCTTTTGTATGACACGAACCATCGCCTTTGAGGCGAACGAGATAGAGCAGTGAATTTTGTTCGCAGTTAATGCGCACATCGACCAGTTCGAGCATATCGCCAGACGTAGCCCCTTTAACCCAGAGTTCATTGCGCGATGTACTCCAGAACGTTGCCACGCGGTGTTCAAGCGTATAGCCAAGTGCCTGTTCATTGACATAGCCGATCAAGAGAACGGCTTTGCTATCCACATCCTGCACAGCAACGGGAATGACGGGATGATCGGCCTGTGCAACCTTTCGAAGCTTTTCAAAATCGAGATGGATATCCGTCCCTTCTTCGAGTTGATAATCAATAGACATAACTATTTCCTCCGCTTGCCTTCAATTTTTCTCAATAACCGCGACATAAACACTCCCCGTTTCCGGAATAAATCGCGAAATTTGCCAACCAGTGCCTTCGAGAATAAATGCCATCTCTTTTCGAGATACTT encodes:
- a CDS encoding DUF433 domain-containing protein; amino-acid sequence: MLTQTGYEHIQVTEDQVPMIEGTTMKVVELITNHLAYGWSPEELHFQHPYLSMGQIHSALAYYWDHKTELDRDIEKRLESIDQIQKATSPSSLVKRLKAKGLA
- a CDS encoding ribose-phosphate pyrophosphokinase yields the protein MGQQFIRTDQSTRRQEGENVGYDLKVFSGNTNRPLAEDICNILDTRLAEATVSRFSGGETHVQIDENVRGCDVFIVQPICENEEEGISPNDALMELLILIDAARRASARRITAVVPYYGYARQDRKDRPRVPITAKLVANMIYTAGARRVLTLDLHANQIQGFFDIPVDHLYSINILGEYFRLKNLKNLVVIAPDVGGIKMARAYAELLGASLAIVDKRRWSGQKTEVLNVIGEVKDKNIVIVDDIISTGSSLIEAASALKDKGARDICATIVHPVLADPAVERVENSVLTELVVSNSIPVPKRAQNGKIKILSVAPILAESIRRINNDESVSNLFANARVEG
- a CDS encoding tetratricopeptide repeat protein, which codes for MILRLGIIFVMLLSAETSSAQERFESSDPMVVISDDSIAVILDPALKSAVDSLETGKPGGAAVALRDILEKNSAHTQALRLLVSAYLRMEDFDRAIDACQLLAVQDSTDASALVALGYLYQRIGDIILSEQYYQQGLALDPDIIAAYQGLGWIYLKTGQLERALDMASETTERMPHYALNYILMGRALTAQGFFEDAAIAYNRAFALQNDLREQYGILLQELGLRHRLKR
- a CDS encoding GNAT family N-acetyltransferase is translated as MPSEVVTRIRSDQWQILRDVRLRALEDAPYAFGTTLAEGEKRTDRDWQDMARDHANLSDRAYFMAYVGDNPCGMAGCYRRASDVVVLTAMWVAPEFRGKNIGEQIVCAVIEWAREGGATTLEAWVSENNPARFFYQKIGFEETSLTEPLRSDSKIQIILLRRDIVA
- a CDS encoding DUF971 domain-containing protein translates to MAEKPKRIRVDRTEGWLEMDWADDGILRVRLSDVRKACPCALCGDLRAKQDEQLQMITADQTPSADLSDVVPVGNYAIQIRWTDGHDTGIYTYSYLKQLALASCR
- a CDS encoding phosphoribosyl-AMP cyclohydrolase, producing the protein MSIDYQLEEGTDIHLDFEKLRKVAQADHPVIPVAVQDVDSKAVLLIGYVNEQALGYTLEHRVATFWSTSRNELWVKGATSGDMLELVDVRINCEQNSLLYLVRLKGDGSCHTKEDGRARYGCYYRSIDNGNLTFVNPKTIPE